GTAAGGCAGGAAGctgaggaagcagagagaaagaaaagagaagcagaggaggcagagcaaagagcaaaacaggaggtagaaaagaaggaaagagaggtgctGAAGAAAGCAttcaaaaaagagaggaaggtgaggaggagggtagaatcTGCTTGACATGTAAGAACTTACCACACACTTGTCTTTGACGCTTAAACTGCTGTGATcgctaacataatcaaaaattcTCCTGacaaatatattgaattttcgTGGTGCACTTTCTTTCTAGTGtgttctaactgactgtcttcagcctctttttcatcactgcagtgttgaGTCTCTTGCTACctcctactgctattttcatgccaactgctcttctgatcttgctaactgcatgcctcactgcacaagtctttcttctttctttcatctctattctgtctacctctttaatgcaagagttaaccattattctcaatcattcatccctatctctggtaaactctggaactccctgtctgcttctgtatttccaccttcctatgacttgaactctttcaagagcgaggtttcaaggcacttacccTGTTTGTTTGACTAACACTTGACTGTGTTCAGgagccagcacctcagtggacctctttcttctttttttttttttcagtctttgttgtccttggccagtgatcctccaatatatatataaaaaaaataataataatgatgatgatgataataataataataataataataataataataataataataataataataataataataataataatgatccctGGCTATGGCAAGCAGGCCCACTACAttatatcctttcctcctcctgttcctttcctctcccctttcactttcatcttgtcgcagtcctcccttcctgtcacctGCCCCTATAGTTCTCATGACTCATGCCTGGAGCCATCATTCTACCtggcaagtcttttttttttttatttatttattttttatcattcattttaagGCTACAaaatttgctaaaaaaaaagaaaaactaaaaaatgaaaCTCTACCCACTTTCATCTTCTGTAACATTTCACATTaaaatattctcattcattatatactttcagatttatatttttttcctttttctttgatgtcattttttaaatgattttgatacagttcctgtTCATAAGGGGCTGAGAGGACTGCATTTGtattagaaagatggaaagagcatTAAATTTAGTGTTCAAATGTGTAAATTAAtttggaaactaaaaaaatatatatacaaattatgaTTGCCTGCATTTTGTTCAcgtaaataattttaaaaagcaACGTGAAATAGAATAAAGCACACATTCTTTGTCATTGCATAgatgtgatggtgacagtgataaagaacatctctgtatctgtctatctttatttgACACCTCTTGATAAATACTCCATGAGGACATAACTGCAACAGATTTCTCTATTTAGTCCTGCCCttgtattcccttcctctttgctctgaacttcacatactctctcttcaccctttcctcacatatttcagtaacattttttatgcaagatctttggtcaagggcaataaaaagaggggaaagaaagtccactgagatgctagtcccaaaagaaagatcATAAGGATTATCCAGAATTGTTGGATGAGTGTTTTGAAAAGTTGGAACCAGCCATtttaaagagttcaagttataggaaggaggatcttctggagcaggcagggagttccagagtttactagaaaaaaaatagcagtaaaaagatagcaagatatgcaacattgcagcaataacAGAGAGGCTGAAAATCATTAGTATAGTATCCTCTATTCCCAGATGCTGCGGACTCTCTGTAAGGACAACAGTTACTTTGCATCAGAGGAGGGGGAGCGAGTGCAGACCATGACAGATGTGGAGCTGCTGTGTGAGGCACTGGAGCTGACCCGCCTGGAGGAACTCAACAAGGAACTAGCACAAGTGGCCCAGGACAAGATGCAAGGGTGGGAGGTACTcatgaaggaggtgagggaggatcaacagtagtagtagtagttaattgacaaaggtgagtgagagagatcaacagtagtagtaatagcagtagtaattttttgacacaggaggtgagtgtggagggccaacagtagtagtagtagtagtagtagcagtaattgttgcttatataaaaaaaagaaaaagcataatttttgtcattcttaAATCAAAAAATTTCCTAAGCCTTGAACCCAAAAGCTGCTCCAACAGACATATGGGTATCTGCATCACTTTTGAAATGAACTATGTTAGGTCTATTTAAGTCATGTTACATTACCTTATCTGATTAGCTAAATCTAAAGTAGCATAAAGCAAGCTAATCTAAATTAGAACAATCCACCCCAAATGATCTGGATATTCTGTATGACCTGTTTTCCCTAGGATAGTCAAACCTTTCAGACTATTTCTCCACTGATAGTTATGATTAGTACAAGGAGTCCTTGGTGTATGACAGTCTTGACTTTTGTCCTTCATATGTTTCTTTTACAGGCACAATAGTTATGTGTTTATGTCCTAGACTATGACTTTACAGTAcaacagtattagtattagtgatTGACATACTGCAGGTAGCTTACTTATGCTGGTTCTGACCTATGCAGAAAATCAGTTTATAACATGGCATAGGAACAGAACTCTGTCATAACTTGAGGACCCCCTGTAACACTTCTttgcctcctctctctgttGTAGGTGAGTGAGGTGCGCAACAGGatcaaaaaggagagggaggaggtgcagcagcggcagcaaggggagggggtggaggaggaggggaaggttcaTCACTCAAAGTCTGGAATCAAGATGACCTCCAGCTGCTCATCAAAGCCGTCAACCTCTTCCCTGCCGGCACAACAAAGAGGTGAgctggttcgtgtgtgtgtgtgtgtgtgtaaattgcttctttttatatattttttgatatcttattattattggtggtccACAaggctgtccctttccactggggctgacagggctaagagtgtgaatgacgtgtcattcacctacattcgtctgctggtcaccaaaCCAGCTGTTCCCCATATGGAAAGAGGTCAGAGCTTGTAGTgattgatctttgggtaggactgagaccattcACACACCGCACACTGGGACAGTGAGGCCATAACCCTtcaggttacatcctgtacttacttgctgctaggtgaacaggggctacacatgaaGAGATTCTCCCAGGACTTGAACCCATGCCTtctcggttgtgagccgagcatgcTGACACTAAgtggtgtgcatgtgtgtgtgtgtgtgtgtgtatgtgtgtgtgtgtgtgtgtctgtgtgtgtgtgtgtgtgtggtgccttgtctgggccagctgatgtgagattgctggcctagtatataaatagatgggtTTTTTAagctttaatattttatttgattgatttattgccttattcttgtgtttccatgtgtgttttaaaatgACTAATATCAAGGTTGTTATCTGATCCCTACTACTGTTCTCTACATACACACCATTTAGGTCTTCACGTGGTATGGGGAATATAACAAAGGTGACATTtataaaattctcaggatcataattaggatagaacaagacacaatgggttcaagcttgaaaatagttagagaggaagaaattggtcctcagatggagtagtagatgaatggaatggactcagtaatcaggttgttagtgctgagtcattggggagcattaaaggattagacaaatttatggatgggaatgataggtggatataggtagatatgtttcatacaaggatggcttcttgcagctcccttaatgttaggttatgtttttaTGCATTGCTGTACTTAGAGGAACTCTTTGAACCCTCCATGCTGCAGGTGGGAGGTTGTGGCAGAGTATATCAACCAACAcagccaccagcatcaccaggcTGGCCAAGGAGGTGCTCAATAAGGCCAAGGAGCTGCAACACTCAGACAAGCACATGAGGGAGGCAGCCAACAAGAATGCCTACCACAGCATGGAGAAGGCACAGGCTCGGCAGGTGATCAGCGACACCACAGCCTCCCAGAGATATGACAGTGAGTTCTTGCTGTTATGCTGACATTCAGATAATTCTTTTGCATCTTTGTGTAGTTTTATATCATGTTGATGCTTGGgtaatttctcatttctctttttatactaATTAATTATTACCATGAGTCTTCTCTGTATGAACTCAAgagctttctcccttctctgtgtAACTGCTGTGAATTGTCTTTTAGCTCTATGCAATATCACCAGCTGAGCTGTGAATCAATTCCAAGATATTTtaagaaaaaacatgtttttaggcTGATGTTAGATCTTTCCTTTGTGCAGCACCACAGGAGATGCTGGGGATGAACACTGCTGCTTGGGGAGCTGAGGAACAGAGGTTGCTGGAGCAAGCCCTCAAGACCTATCCAGTCTCTACTCCTGACCGCTGGGACCGCATTGCCAAGTGTGTCCCCAACCGAACCAAGAAAGACTGCATGAGGCGCTATAaggtctgtatatgtgtgtgtgtgtgtgtgtttgtgtgtctggtgATGTGTTGCTTGCTATTCCCTGTATGTGAGATTGTGGAGAAAACAAATCAGGTTTATCTTGTTTAtggagtgactctctctctctctctctctctctctctctctctctctctctctctctctctctctctctctctctgatgcattTATCTTTTGATCTGCTTTTATCTTTGTGGTCCCTCCATAAATGCATGGAGATgtaagtgctgtgtgtgtgtgtgtgtgtgtgtgtgtgtgtgtagtgaaggttttatatatgtgtgtgtgtgtgtatgtatgtagtgaaGGTTTTATATAGTGCACAGTAGACACTGATGTTATTGTAACTTTTAAGTCTTATTCTCACATGATGGCATTTCAGGAGCTTGTTGAGATGGTGAAGGCAAAGAAGGCGGCTCAGGCTGCTGCAGTGGGAAAGAAGTGAGGAGCCAAACCctgctgtcttctttcctttgtgagtTCAGATGTAGCAAATTCTTGTAGCTGTTGTGTGAAGCAATATTGCTATCTGAAAATCTATCTCTTGTTCTATTTTTAAGCATTATGTCTCAGCAGTGCCACTTTTGGACTACCTGAATTGGAGGGACAGCTACATATATTGATGGGGACACAAAAGTGTAGCTAGGGAtctgtttctttcccctccacttctccctttctctcctttataacCTCATCCCCcaactcttccatctcttccatcacaCTTCACTTCCACTGCTTCCAATAAGTTGTCATgcaaaaagcaaaattaacacTTGGAAAAGTATTTTTAAGTGCTATGGGAAAACTGCTAATATTGAAAATTAATGTTGATAAGTGCAGAATTCTATACATTGCAGAAAGCAGATGCAAAACAGCATGtgcttttccttatcatcatagTGTAGCTCTGGAGGACAGAAGGGCAATCTCCATTAATATGGCAGTAGCCACAAGGAAGCCACTTCCTGAAGAATGAATGGATCTGTGGCAGTTgtataaaaaattacaagacgTGTGAAAAAGTGTGCGGTGATTGTGACTATAATAAGAAGTAATATGCAATGATGACCATGTGATTGCATACAAATGTGTACCTTCTTAATTTTCTAAAGGAAAACTACAGTCTTAAGTTTGATTTTAAAGTAACACTAAATTTACAAGGTGGGTAAGAGTAAAGATGCCACATGAAGAGCTGCAGGTAAATGCTGTGATTAGTGTAGATCCTAATGAAGAGTTACCatagaaaatacacaaacatcaTTGAGACAATAGTTGTGACTTAACATGCTTATACACATTCACAGGTCCTTGATACACATGATTCAAGCCTGACACTTGAGGAATATTACTTTGTAAGTAATGGAGATGCAGctcagaggtgtttcagaatatagctcTCAGTGGCTGATGCATGGAATAAGTTCATGATGTGCGATTCAGTACCTCAAATAAGTGACTCAGTCTGtgatataagtaataatgcaagcTGTTGAATCATGGATGTGCGCCTCAGAATGTGTGACCTCGTAGCTTTGCCCGGACCAGCATAGTCAACCCTAACCTAGGCCAACACAGCCAGTAATAGCTTTgtgaaacaccaaaatatagataatcattattatcatctgcAGCCACCATGCTCACCCACCACCTACACAAAATTTAATGTCTTccactggtatatatatatatatatatatatatatatatatatatatatatatatatatatatatatatatatatatatatatatatatatatatatatatatatatatatatatatatatatatatatatatatatatatatatatatatatatatatatatatggtcatgtgtgtgtgtgtgtgtgtgtgtgtgtgtgtgcgctataATTTTTGTTCATTGTTCGC
The window above is part of the Scylla paramamosain isolate STU-SP2022 unplaced genomic scaffold, ASM3559412v1 Contig158, whole genome shotgun sequence genome. Proteins encoded here:
- the LOC135099611 gene encoding dnaJ homolog subfamily C member 2-like, producing MGRLRRLVDNAYACDPRIAKFKEEDKERRLAQKKAKAEAIRQKQEEEERVRQEAEEAERKKREAEEAEQRAKQEVEKKEREVLKKAFKKERKMLRTLCKDNSYFASEEGERVQTMTDVELLCEALELTRLEELNKELAQVAQDKMQGWEVLMKEVSEVRNRIKKEREEVQQRQQGEGVEEEGKVHHSKSGIKMTSSCSSKPSTSSLPAQQRGGRLWQSISTNTATSITRLAKEVLNKAKELQHSDKHMREAANKNAYHSMEKAQARQVISDTTASQRYDTPQEMLGMNTAAWGAEEQRLLEQALKTYPVSTPDRWDRIAKCVPNRTKKDCMRRYKELVEMVKAKKAAQAAAVGKK